The following coding sequences are from one Eucalyptus grandis isolate ANBG69807.140 chromosome 11, ASM1654582v1, whole genome shotgun sequence window:
- the LOC120289702 gene encoding protein ACCELERATED CELL DEATH 6-like: MRQILRHPELGEHINAMDHVGNTPLHLAAMHAQPAALIHLLQDKRIRLTISNNRCLTAENIILQAIPREHTIWNDLAFVVLACSYIRKASVPGRDAHILRPGARDRKLVYSRETKPHRDANRDFISSRMVVAMLVATVTFAAGFAVPGGFDGSDMASKGDQGMATMLHKRICQAFVICITIAMFCSMIAVVNLNLVRPNDVGALASAYANSTVPLIIALPAMSVAFLTGITLTIGKLPWIANTIFYLGFVFLLIISVASLLQFPPLLVIGGLCRRRLVLGIILIYISSWGVETSVYNDAEDYEAASENSTGQPTDDASKSKTDDSTAAKCGEAPHPPNH; the protein is encoded by the exons ATGAGACAAATACTCAGACATCCAGAACTGGGAGAACACATAAATGCAATGGATCATGTTGGAAATACACCTTTGCACTTGGCTGCGATGCATGCGCAACCCGCTGCTTTGATTCATCTTTTGCAGGATAAAAGAATTCGACTCACCATTTCCAACAACAGATGCTTGACCGCTGAAAACATTATTCTACAAGCCATCCCAAGGGAGCATACAATTTGGAAT GATTTGGCATTCGTGGTGTTGGCTTGCTCGTACATTCGGAAAGCTTCAGTTCCTGGCAGAGACGCCCACATACTTAGGCCGGGAGCTCGAGATCGAAAGCTTGTCTACTCTCGCGAAACAAAGCCACACAGGGATGCCAACAGGGATTTCATCAGTTCCCGTATGGTGGTGGCAATGCTTGTGGCCACTGTGACTTTTGCAGCTGGTTTCGCAGTTCCTGGAGGATTTGACGGCTCGGACATGGCCTCCAAAGGTGACCAGGGCATGGCTACGATGCTGCACAAGAGAATTTGCCAGGCTTTCGTGATTTGCATCACCATCGCAATGTTCTGCTCAATGATCGCCGTTGTCAACCTCAACTTGGTGCGGCCAAATGACGTCGGAGCTCTGGCATCTGCATACGCGAACTCAACAGTGCCACTAATAATTGCACTCCCGGCAATGTCGGTTGCTTTCTTAACTGGTATCACCTTGACCATTGGCAAACTCCCTTGGATTGCCAACaccatattttatttgggatttGTTTTCCTCCTCATTATCTCAGTTGCTTCATTGTTACAGTTCCCTCCCCTACTTGTGATAGGCGGCCTTTGTCGTCGTCGTCTGGTGCTTGGGATTATTCTCATTTACATTTCTTCGTGGGGAGTTGAGACGTCCGTTTATAATGACGCGGAAGATTACGAAGCGGCGAGCGAGAACTCTACTGGTCAGCCTACGGATGATGCCAGTAAATCGAAGACCGATGACTCGACGGCAGCGAAATGTGGGGAGGCGCCACATCCTCCAAATCACTGA
- the LOC104427134 gene encoding protein ACCELERATED CELL DEATH 6: protein MDVKVSIGEEVVMNTPIKVEVRKDKGGTSLNNASATERSAEQRYPAKVYEAARKLADVIKGANVKDIISTIETLACQADSIAVFNFRRLSRGSLLHIAAATGESNIVRLLLERVDAHLIAARDDWGNTPLHLATKFKAIGAINMLIFRAKDLPDVEDRLLLRKKNNYGNTALHEAVLARDVDLVSHLLGEDSEPVYWKNKDQKSPLYLAIDIGNSKILEVLLSKSLDPSKIQGLPPVLGAVARKQYDLLGQILRKDTKLFAMRDSGGGNVFHLAAFWNVPEVFKFLQPETEYLAQEQDNNGDLPIHIASKRGHVELINKLHLVSKWVNGKGQTVLHVAAKYGREEVVRYILKHRDLREMINERDDDGNTASHLAVKNLHLTALMHLVLDEEMDPYLLNHEGLAAVDIAGLSSQTGLRRGLARFLLLSVSYDRSDRIISKPEARDKWHPHGLLPTKEADDVINTMLVVATLVASVSFTAGFAVPGGLNGSDLASKDDQGMATLLDNRKFQAFVICNTVAMLCSMASVIGFLFTYLTEIHISIFGCHLAGLLLAISLPPTSAAFLIGVILTIEKLPWLAIVMVILGSIFVLVITAALVSPFVAIILSWLPRFRKKHLRPIRPLISSLFRVYMILFRIERTFISDDSKVHRTASKTSTSPPDGDAED, encoded by the exons ATGGACGTAAAGGTATCTATAGGAGAGGAGGTTGTCATGAACACCCCGATCAAGGTGGAGGTTCGGAAGGATAAAGGAGGAACTTCCCTGAATAATGCATCGGCGACTGAGCGAAGCGCGGAGCAACGATATCCAGCAAAAGTGTATGAAGCTGCTAGAAAACTGGCCGATGTCATCAAAGGCGCCAATGTCAAAGATATCATTTCCACGATCGAAACGCTTGCATGTCAAGCTGATTCGATTGCCGTTTTCAATTTCCGGAGGCTATCGAGGGGTTCGCTACTCCACATTGCAGCAGCCACCGGCGAGAGCAACATCGTGAGGCTCCTGCTTGAGCGTGTCGATGCCCACCTCATAGCCGCCCGAGATGATTGGGGGAATACCCCCCTCCACCTCGCCACTAAGTTCAAGGCAATTGGAGCCATCAATATGCTGATTTTCCGGGCAAAAGACCTCCCCGATGTCGAGGACAGGCTCCTcctgaggaagaagaacaattaTGGAAACACCGCTTTGCACGAGGCCGTGCTTGCACGTGACGTTGACCTGGTGAGCCATTTGTTGGGGGAAGATTCGGAGCCTGTGTACTGGAAGAACAAGGATCAGAAATCTCCCTTGTACCTGGCCATCGACATTGGCAACTCCAAGATACTTGAGGTTTTATTATCGAAATCGCTCGACCCATCGAAGATACAAGGCTTGCCACCCGTTCTTGGTGCCGTTGCACGTAAACAATATG ATTTACTCGGCCAAATACTCAGAAAGGACACGAAGCTTTTCGCAATGAGAGACTCCGGAGGCGGTAATGTATTCCATTTAGCAGCTTTCTGGAATGTGCCCGAAGTATTCAAATTCTTACAACCAGAAACCGAATATTTGGCTCAAGAACAGGACAACAATGGGGATCTTCCCATTCATATAGCGAGCAAGAGGGGTCATGTTGAACTAATCAATAAGCTACATCTGGTGTCAAAGTGGGTAAATGGGAAAGGACAAACCGTTCTTCATGTGGCAGCAAAATACGGAAGAGAAGAAGTAGTGAGATATATACTCAAACATCGGGATCTGAGGGAGATGATAAATGAAAGAGACGATGATGGAAATACAGCTTCACACTTGGCAGTGAAGAATTTACATCTCACCGCTTTGATGCATCTCGTGCTGGATGAAGAAATGGACCCCTACCTTCTCAACCATGAAGGCTTGGCTGCTGTCGACATTGCTGGACTTTCCTCACAAACGGGATTACGGAGG GGCTTGGCACGCTTTCTGTTATTAAGCGTGTCATATGATAGATCAGATCGTATCATAAGTAAGCCGGAAGCTCGAGACAAATGGCACCCTCACGGACTTTTGCCAACTAAAGAAGCGGATGACGTAATCAATACCATGTTGGTGGTGGCAACGCTTGTGGCCAGTGTGAGTTTCACAGCTGGTTTCGCAGTTCCGGGAGGATTGAATGGCTCAGACCTGGCATCCAAAGATGACCAGGGCATGGCTACGTTGCTGGACAATAGAAAGTTCCAGGCCTTCGTGATTTGCAACACCGTGGCGATGTTATGCTCAATGGCCTCGGTCATTGGCTTCCTGTTTACGTACTTGACTGAAATCCACATATCGATATTTGGATGCCACCTTGCAGGACTGCTACTAGCAATTTCACTCCCGCCAACGTCCGCCGCTTTCTTAATTGGCGTCATCTTGACCATTGAAAAACTCCCTTGGCTTGCCATCGTGATGGTAATTTTGGGATCCATTTTCGTCCTCGTTATCACAGCTGCTTTAGTATCACCGTTCGTTGCTATAATTTTAAGCTGGCTTCCCCGCTTTCGGAAGAAGCACCTTCGTCCCATCCGTCCTCTGATATCGAGCCTCTTTCGCGTTTACATGATATTATTTCGAATTGAGAGGACGTTCATTTCGGATGACTCGAAAGTACACAGAACGGCGAGCAAGACTTCAACTAGTCCGCCTGATGGTGACGCTGAAGATTGA